The Haliotis asinina isolate JCU_RB_2024 chromosome 2, JCU_Hal_asi_v2, whole genome shotgun sequence genomic interval CTACACTAAGTGACACTAATACCGACAAAAGGTCGCCCAAATTCTTGGCACAGTATCCATTTGTTTCAGGTTTGATGCTTGTGaatgtgtttcatgtgtatTTGAAAAACTTACATCTCTGGTAAATGTCATCTTATGAAATAATAGTAGGTCAACGTAGGAATACCTCCCATTTTTATGGTCGAGATAGTAATACAATATCTAATCAAACGAGTTGCCCAACTTTCCCGGATACAATCTTCTTGACATAAGACTCATGGTGACAAAGGGCGAACTTCTGCTATTAAAATGTCTCTACCATATAGAGCACACAGAGTAAAGTGACACGAACACTAACGAAAGAATGCTCAGCTCCTTGACATTTTGACCATTAGCTTCATGTTTAGTTTGGgtgaatatgtttttatcgtaAAAGCGTCTACCTCTGGTAAATGTCATCTTGTGAGGTAAAATGAGGTCAACGTAGGAATACCTTCCTTTGTTTAATCCATGAAAGTTTACTTTTACAAGAACCGTTTCATTACCCGGCCGTGCAAGAAACCTATAAGGGTCCCATAAGTCAAGTTTAAAGGTTGCTTTTTGATCTGTGGTATTGAGAGAGCCCCGTACCCTCCCATACTGAAGTTCCAGTGATGACCCTGGTCCCTTCCTAACATCAACGTCTCCAAACAGATGCTGCCCATATTTCCCAACATAGCATTTAGGGCATTCTACATCGGTGTTCGTAACATCAGAATTATTTTGGGTACTTGGTGGCACCTTTCCCCAAGGCGAAGGAAACGTGCATGCAGTGGAAGAATTTAGCCATGGTTGATCACCCAACAAGATATCAGAAATATAGAATGAGATAATGTTTTGTGCAATGCCCTCATTCGCTGTCCCTGGTCCATTGGCGCTTGAAAAGATTCCAAAGTTCATGTCAGGGTAGAGTTTAAGGTAGGTTATGTAAGAGTGGAAGCCTCCAGTGTGCTTGAACTGCCTGTATCCTAAAAATAACGAAACTAGTtaatatacataataatacataataatacatacAGTCACTTAACGACACAATACTGCATATTTATGTTTGTGACAGTGTGTACTGCTAAAAGTGTCACTCATACGTAACATGCTGCAGTTAAAAATACAAAGCGTaaccccccccccacacacacacacacacaaaaacaaaaacaaaaacaaaaaaacacacaacaacaacaaaaaaaaaaacacaacgaaaacccccaacaaaacaaaaacaaacaaacaaccccccaaaaaaagaaccaaaaaaaaaaaaaaaaaacacccccaaaaaacaaaaaggaAAGAACCctcccaaaaacaaaaaaagacaacaacaaaataacccAAGACTGGTTATATGCAAATATCTCTGAAAGACTGTGAACTATGAACATCTCCCCAGCTTCGGTCCAGTGATGTTATAGTATAGATATGGAATGGTATGCCGACATGATATAACACAGTGATATTGCACGGCACTGCAAAAAATCATGGCCAAAGCGTTTGTGTTCAACCCAACATTGATTATATCATGATGTAACCTGTGAGTCTTATGAATGGTCTGTACATGTAATCAGTATTAGTCTCTATGCCTCTTGCTCATATTCAGTGTATATTTAACTACCGTTCTCGTTACAAAAAGTTTCTTCGTCGCTCGTACGACGGAGTTCGATACCCATCATGAATGCAACGGTTTCTGTCACTCAATTTTGGCCTATATTACGCTAAGTTATGCCTGACTGTAATTCGGTGTTTCCTTACCCTTATATGCTGATATAAACCATGCATAGCCATAGGCATACAGCAAGTCCATCACAGGATACTTCGGTTTTGATAAGGCAGGGTCGCCAGGAATACTCTCGTGAGGTTTAAAGAGCTCGGCAAGTGTTTTAGAGCTGACCAGTGTGACGTTGTCCTCCGTCACCCCTTGCCTCAGTAGAAAGTGCATCCATTTAGCCATGTCCTCTGCCGAAGACGCAATAGAACCCGCAGCCTCCGATGGATGTATGCTATGAATGAACCAAGATCACGACATAAGAATACATCGTCCATCGCTAGAGGGTACTTGTTACGATGTATGATCCGATCCTTTGTGTAACAATTTCATGTTCGAGTGCTTTCTAGAAGTATTGTAGCTCAGGCTGTCAACCACTGAATTACCTCCCCAAAACTGGGATATGTCATACTACAATGAACTTACAGACATTTTGATGTATGCGAGTGAAGAATAATGATAGTTTCCCAACCTCACTTTAATTGATGTGGTTGAAGGTCGTATATATTTCTGATACATACTGACTATACTAATTTTTGTAACCGAATCAGAAATTGTCTTGCATGTCTTAAGCTAAAATAGTTATGCATTATTAGATTTATTATCCATTCCATGTTATCTTTGTATCATCAATGCCGCATGTAATATTATACATGCTGCAGTTATGTCTCTTCctattgtttttcttgtttattgAGATGACGATGCATTGATGTGATCATGCAAATGAGAAATGTATAATGATGGTCTGGTGTACTTGCTTTTCAAATGCAATCTCATGATAAAATATCTCAAACAGAAGCGACTAATTTTTCTATCCAGTTTACAGCATGCGTAACGTGAAGTATTGATACCCACAAGTTAATGATATATGTCTTCACATGCAACCAATAAGCAAAAGTGAATAAATCTCACTCGTAAATTGAGGGATCCGTTATTATGAGCTCGTTCTCCACATCAAAGTACGGCTGTGCCATTTCTGATGCATTTGAGGTTATCGTCTTTCCAAGAACAC includes:
- the LOC137272917 gene encoding uncharacterized protein, producing MDYKVSGSASSTLLGSCTMARCMQALLLIAAVSAGSAGVFTDDQASKVGMFVEEVMRCRQIPGLTVAVVKGDETWTRGFGQADIAQGVNVNRDTLFGIGSVSKAFTTTLLAMMIDESNGSLTWTSKVKDVLGSDFEFVNEARTQETTLRDLLSHRTGLQTANLALFAGFAENFTSADLAKRFRFLPEVKPFRDVFEYNNWAYSLLGRIVEVLSGESYEATLEKRIFKPLGMNRSRVLGKTITSNASEMAQPYFDVENELIITDPSIYDIHPSEAAGSIASSAEDMAKWMHFLLRQGVTEDNVTLVSSKTLAELFKPHESIPGDPALSKPKYPVMDLLYAYGYAWFISAYKGYRQFKHTGGFHSYITYLKLYPDMNFGIFSSANGPGTANEGIAQNIISFYISDILLGDQPWLNSSTACTFPSPWGKVPPSTQNNSDVTNTDVECPKCYVGKYGQHLFGDVDVRKGPGSSLELQYGRVRGSLNTTDQKATFKLDLWDPYRFLARPGNETVLVKVNFHGLNKGRYSYVDLILPHKMTFTRGRRFYDKNIFTQTKHEANGQNVKELSILSLVFVSLYSVCSIW